One Deinococcus cellulosilyticus NBRC 106333 = KACC 11606 DNA segment encodes these proteins:
- a CDS encoding NUDIX hydrolase, translating to MPHVLGFAFDPSATQVVLIQKNRPAWQQGKLNGVGGKIEEGETPLQAMCREFEEETGLRLDNWQHFATLIGSGLEVFCFETRTEHLHLLHSCTDEEVSVYPLPDLPEHVHHNLRYLIPLALDVQLRRPVTLSYNL from the coding sequence ATGCCTCATGTTCTGGGATTTGCATTTGATCCATCTGCAACACAAGTGGTCCTGATTCAGAAAAACAGGCCTGCATGGCAGCAGGGGAAACTCAATGGTGTGGGGGGAAAAATTGAAGAGGGAGAAACCCCTCTGCAGGCCATGTGTCGTGAATTTGAAGAGGAGACCGGGCTGAGGCTGGACAATTGGCAGCACTTTGCCACCCTGATCGGTTCAGGCCTGGAAGTGTTCTGCTTTGAGACCCGCACAGAACACCTGCATCTGCTTCACTCCTGCACAGATGAAGAGGTGAGTGTGTACCCCTTGCCAGACCTCCCTGAGCACGTTCACCACAACCTGCGTTACCTGATCCCGCTGGCACTGGATGTGCAGCTGAGAAGACCCGTGACCCTCAGTTACAATCTGTGA
- a CDS encoding PhzF family phenazine biosynthesis protein, translating into MPELKFYTLDVFTDVRFGGNQLAVVLGAEGLETARLQQIAREFQLAETVFLLPAEGEGDYRARIFTTGREMTFAGHPTIGTALLLAFLGETAGKEEVVLEEIAGLVPVKYRWENGQAVYAELTSPTPPEFRKAEVTPKQVAEVLGLKVQDIHTLEGVSCGTPYLIVEVTSHAALQHLQFNLPAWEKHLENKWAANLYVFFVAPHEIYARMFAPEPGLLEDSATGSAGVALAAHLGNRIPEDLTFTWVVHQGLEMGRPSRLEITAVKDDFEVVATRVGGAAVQVMEGILRI; encoded by the coding sequence ATGCCCGAACTGAAGTTTTACACCCTGGATGTGTTCACGGATGTGCGTTTTGGAGGAAACCAGCTTGCTGTGGTGCTCGGTGCCGAGGGACTGGAAACCGCACGCCTGCAACAGATTGCCCGTGAATTTCAGCTGGCAGAGACTGTTTTCCTGCTTCCCGCCGAAGGTGAGGGGGATTACCGTGCCCGCATCTTCACCACGGGACGGGAGATGACCTTTGCAGGTCACCCGACCATTGGAACCGCCCTGCTGCTGGCTTTCCTGGGAGAAACCGCAGGCAAGGAGGAGGTGGTCCTGGAGGAAATCGCAGGTCTGGTCCCGGTGAAGTACCGCTGGGAAAACGGGCAGGCGGTGTATGCCGAGCTCACCTCCCCCACCCCTCCAGAATTTCGCAAGGCTGAAGTGACCCCAAAGCAGGTTGCAGAAGTGCTGGGCCTGAAGGTGCAGGACATCCACACCCTGGAGGGCGTATCCTGTGGCACCCCCTACCTGATTGTGGAAGTGACTTCGCATGCGGCCCTGCAACACCTGCAGTTCAACTTGCCTGCCTGGGAAAAGCATCTGGAGAACAAATGGGCCGCCAATCTCTACGTTTTCTTTGTGGCTCCCCATGAGATCTACGCCCGCATGTTCGCACCAGAGCCCGGACTGCTGGAGGATTCTGCCACTGGAAGCGCAGGGGTGGCCCTCGCAGCCCACCTGGGGAACCGCATTCCGGAAGACCTGACCTTCACCTGGGTGGTGCACCAGGGCCTGGAGATGGGCCGTCCAAGCCGACTGGAGATCACTGCCGTCAAGGACGATTTTGAGGTGGTGGCCACCCGCGTGGGTGGCGCTGCAGTTCAGGTGATGGAGGGCATCCTGCGCATCTGA
- the ilvB gene encoding biosynthetic-type acetolactate synthase large subunit: protein MNGAQALWQTLINHNITTVFGYPGGAVIPLYDALTGFPEMRHILVRHEQGASHAAEGWAKATGEVGVCIATSGPGATNLVTGLTDAMMDSVPIVAITGNVPRALIGTDAFQEADITGITMPITKHNYLVRHANDLPRILAEAIRLARSGRPGPVLVDVPKDVQLELFSGEIPAPHARPESPSPAREAIERAIEALKKAQRPILMVGGGAMDASKEIIEFAKAWNLPVITTLMGLGIYPSKDPLWLGMPGMHGSVAANRAITNADVLVGIGLRFDDRVTGKVSRFAKNATIIHVDIDAAEISKLVHAHIPVRGDAAKAARYFADHATYLENKEWHDKLQEWKDRYVRHPVWSAGYAIKQIVDQLSDDDILSTDVGQHQMLAAQLARFQKPRRWLTSGGLGTMGFGFPAAIGSALADPGVRSIVIAGDGGFQMTAQELATLTKYRIPVKIAVINNSFLGMVRQWQELFHENRYSEVWLGDSNPDFIKLADAYGIHAVRATNSEELESAIQAWLNHDGPSLLEAVVPNEHGVFPMVPAGASLEEMVETHEEAKQKQ, encoded by the coding sequence ATGAACGGGGCACAAGCACTCTGGCAGACCTTGATCAACCACAACATCACCACCGTCTTCGGATACCCGGGCGGCGCAGTGATTCCCCTGTACGACGCACTCACCGGATTCCCCGAAATGCGTCACATCCTGGTGCGCCACGAGCAGGGCGCATCCCACGCCGCAGAAGGCTGGGCCAAGGCCACCGGAGAAGTCGGGGTGTGCATTGCCACCTCCGGCCCTGGAGCCACCAACCTGGTGACCGGACTCACCGACGCCATGATGGACAGTGTGCCCATCGTCGCCATCACCGGAAACGTGCCCCGTGCACTCATCGGCACCGACGCTTTCCAGGAAGCAGACATTACGGGCATCACCATGCCCATCACCAAACACAACTACCTGGTCCGACACGCCAACGACCTGCCCCGCATCCTCGCAGAGGCCATCCGACTGGCCCGCTCTGGACGCCCCGGTCCGGTGCTCGTGGATGTGCCCAAGGACGTGCAGCTTGAGCTCTTCAGTGGTGAGATTCCTGCTCCCCACGCCCGCCCTGAAAGCCCCTCCCCTGCCAGGGAAGCCATTGAACGGGCCATTGAAGCCCTCAAAAAAGCCCAGCGTCCCATCCTGATGGTCGGCGGCGGAGCCATGGACGCCTCAAAAGAGATCATCGAGTTTGCAAAAGCCTGGAACCTGCCTGTCATCACCACCCTGATGGGCCTGGGCATTTACCCTTCCAAAGATCCCCTGTGGCTCGGCATGCCCGGCATGCACGGCAGTGTGGCCGCCAACCGCGCCATCACCAACGCAGACGTGCTGGTCGGAATTGGCCTGCGCTTCGATGACCGTGTGACCGGCAAGGTGTCCCGCTTCGCCAAAAACGCCACCATCATCCACGTGGACATTGACGCTGCAGAAATCTCCAAACTGGTGCACGCCCACATCCCTGTGCGTGGAGATGCCGCAAAAGCCGCCCGTTACTTCGCAGACCATGCCACTTACCTGGAAAACAAAGAATGGCACGACAAACTCCAGGAGTGGAAGGACCGCTACGTGCGCCACCCCGTCTGGAGCGCCGGTTACGCCATCAAACAGATTGTGGACCAGCTCTCCGACGATGACATCCTCTCCACCGACGTGGGACAGCACCAGATGCTCGCAGCACAGCTTGCCCGATTCCAGAAGCCCCGCAGATGGCTGACCTCCGGGGGCCTCGGGACCATGGGCTTCGGCTTCCCTGCCGCCATCGGATCTGCCCTCGCTGACCCCGGCGTGCGCAGCATCGTGATCGCCGGAGACGGTGGTTTCCAGATGACTGCACAGGAACTTGCCACCCTCACCAAATACCGCATTCCCGTCAAGATTGCCGTCATCAACAACAGCTTCCTCGGGATGGTCAGACAGTGGCAGGAGCTCTTCCACGAGAACCGCTACAGCGAAGTGTGGCTGGGAGACTCCAACCCTGACTTCATCAAACTGGCCGATGCCTACGGCATTCACGCCGTTCGGGCCACCAACAGCGAGGAACTCGAAAGCGCCATTCAGGCCTGGCTGAACCATGACGGACCCAGCCTGCTTGAAGCCGTGGTGCCCAACGAGCACGGCGTCTTCCCCATGGTGCCCGCAGGTGCCTCACTGGAAGAAATGGTCGAGACCCACGAGGAAGCGAAACAGAAGCAATAA
- the ilvN gene encoding acetolactate synthase small subunit, with amino-acid sequence MSANLYGDTPSSPTKDHIISVIVRDEPRVLTRITSMFARRGFNIKSLSVGTTENPGVSRMTIVVGGDDNILQQAIRQLEKLIDVIKVIDHREEKFVDRELVLVKVTITPETRVEVRHIAEDFRARIVDVGRYALMFEVTGDEGKITAFIEQMRPFGIIETMRTGRVALSRGSNADIPTQVYTDGGSKSLEPVLGDVEI; translated from the coding sequence ATGAGTGCAAATCTGTACGGCGACACCCCCAGCAGCCCCACCAAAGACCACATCATCAGCGTGATCGTGCGAGATGAACCCCGCGTGCTGACCCGCATCACCAGCATGTTTGCAAGGCGTGGTTTCAACATCAAGAGCCTCTCTGTGGGCACCACCGAAAACCCCGGCGTGAGCCGCATGACCATTGTGGTGGGTGGAGACGACAACATCCTGCAGCAGGCCATCCGCCAGCTGGAGAAACTGATTGACGTCATCAAAGTGATCGACCACCGCGAAGAGAAATTCGTGGACCGCGAACTGGTGCTGGTCAAAGTCACCATCACCCCCGAAACCCGCGTGGAAGTGCGCCACATTGCCGAGGATTTCCGTGCCCGCATTGTGGACGTGGGCCGCTACGCCCTGATGTTCGAGGTGACCGGCGACGAGGGCAAAATCACCGCCTTCATCGAGCAGATGCGCCCCTTCGGGATCATCGAAACCATGCGCACAGGCCGCGTGGCCCTCTCCCGTGGCTCCAACGCCGACATTCCCACCCAGGTCTACACCGATGGAGGCAGCAAGAGCCTGGAGCCTGTGCTGGGGGATGTGGAGATTTAA
- the ilvC gene encoding ketol-acid reductoisomerase, with product MATMYYDQDVSLSPLENKTVAIIGYGSQAHAHAQNLNESGVKVVVGLREGSPSVEKAQKAGLRVETIEKAVQEADVIMLLIPDEHQAKTYKESIEPNLTAGKALVFGHGFNIHFGRIVPPADVDVFLVAPKGPGHMLRRVYVEGAGMPGIFAVYQDATGNARDLALAYARGIGCTRAGVLETTFKEETETDLFGEQAVLCGGLTSLIQNGFETLVNAGYQPEIAYFEVLHECKLIIDLIYEKGFKGMRYSISNTAEYGDYVTGPRVVAAESRKAMEEALARIQSGEFAREFVAETEAGYPKMKQWREEMNDHPLEVVGAKLRSMMPFISKKELEV from the coding sequence ATGGCGACAATGTACTACGATCAGGACGTTTCCTTAAGCCCCCTCGAAAACAAGACCGTGGCCATCATCGGTTACGGCTCCCAGGCCCACGCACACGCCCAGAACCTCAACGAGTCTGGCGTGAAAGTTGTGGTCGGTCTGCGTGAAGGCAGCCCCAGCGTGGAGAAGGCCCAGAAGGCCGGCCTGCGCGTGGAAACCATCGAGAAGGCCGTGCAGGAAGCCGACGTGATCATGCTGCTGATCCCCGACGAGCACCAGGCCAAAACCTACAAAGAGAGCATCGAGCCCAACCTGACCGCTGGCAAAGCCCTGGTGTTCGGTCACGGCTTCAACATCCACTTCGGACGCATTGTGCCCCCCGCAGACGTGGACGTGTTCCTGGTCGCCCCCAAAGGCCCCGGCCACATGCTGCGCCGCGTGTACGTGGAAGGGGCAGGCATGCCCGGCATCTTCGCTGTGTACCAGGACGCCACCGGCAATGCCCGTGACCTTGCCCTGGCTTACGCCCGTGGCATTGGCTGCACCCGTGCAGGCGTGCTGGAAACCACCTTCAAAGAAGAAACCGAAACCGACCTGTTCGGCGAGCAGGCCGTCTTGTGCGGTGGCCTGACCAGCCTGATCCAGAACGGCTTCGAGACCCTGGTGAATGCTGGCTACCAGCCCGAAATTGCCTACTTCGAAGTGCTTCACGAGTGCAAACTGATCATCGACCTGATCTACGAAAAAGGCTTCAAAGGCATGCGTTACTCCATCTCCAACACCGCAGAGTATGGCGATTACGTCACCGGACCCCGCGTGGTGGCCGCCGAGAGCCGCAAAGCCATGGAAGAAGCCCTGGCCCGCATCCAGAGCGGCGAGTTCGCCCGTGAATTCGTGGCCGAAACCGAAGCGGGCTACCCCAAGATGAAGCAATGGCGCGAAGAAATGAACGACCACCCCCTCGAAGTGGTGGGCGCAAAACTTCGCAGCATGATGCCTTTCATCAGCAAGAAAGAACTCGAAGTTTAA
- a CDS encoding DUF512 domain-containing protein: MEVYPARIKEVAPGSPAQRAGVKPGDQLLRVNGQAVTDILAYRYLLEQGVATLEVAKTRDFDQPSFTFQQDHHTLKPVETAETFTFDVEWEDPGLEFEEVLFDGIKKCANKCDFCYVHQMPRGFRKSLYIMDDDYRLSFLYGSFVTLTNLTEDDIQRILNENLSPLYVSVHTTNQDLRQDMMKWWKLKVKDQQATDIKHMIERLESIDLYTQIVMLPGRNDGDEFDKTMAYLTSRPNVLSVACVPVGLTDHRTNLAQVPTFSPEQAKDVIRRANVWRKRMLEERGTRFIFPSDEFYILAGLPIPPEEEYEGFPMLENGVGMVRDFLNEPLPELPEALEIPQKVILGTGKLFAQSLDLAVEPLRKIKGLEIEVRSVTNRTFGENTTVAGLLTGRCFRHAVQPSEADLLIVPPTTLRYGTELMLDNMSLTELSQDLRMPVLPGGATLGELARIILKQGASSGLQFGYSAHAVKEQRGQA, translated from the coding sequence GTGGAAGTGTACCCGGCTCGAATCAAAGAAGTTGCTCCAGGGAGTCCTGCACAGCGCGCAGGCGTGAAGCCTGGCGATCAGTTGTTGCGTGTGAACGGTCAGGCTGTCACAGACATCCTGGCTTACAGATACCTTTTGGAGCAGGGGGTGGCCACACTGGAAGTGGCCAAAACCCGTGATTTTGATCAGCCCAGCTTCACTTTTCAGCAGGACCACCATACCCTGAAACCCGTTGAAACAGCGGAAACCTTCACCTTTGATGTGGAATGGGAAGACCCCGGTCTGGAGTTTGAAGAGGTGCTCTTTGACGGCATCAAGAAGTGCGCCAACAAGTGCGACTTCTGCTACGTGCACCAGATGCCACGGGGCTTCAGAAAGAGCCTGTACATCATGGATGACGATTACCGTCTGTCTTTCCTGTATGGCTCTTTTGTGACCCTCACCAACCTGACCGAAGATGACATCCAGCGGATTCTCAATGAAAACCTCTCCCCTCTGTATGTCTCGGTGCACACCACCAATCAGGACCTGCGTCAGGACATGATGAAGTGGTGGAAACTGAAGGTCAAAGACCAGCAGGCCACCGACATCAAGCACATGATTGAGCGTCTGGAGTCCATCGACCTTTACACCCAGATTGTGATGCTTCCGGGCCGCAACGATGGGGATGAGTTCGACAAAACCATGGCTTACCTGACCAGCCGCCCCAATGTGCTCTCTGTGGCCTGTGTGCCCGTGGGCCTGACCGACCACCGCACCAATCTGGCCCAGGTGCCCACCTTCAGCCCTGAGCAGGCGAAAGATGTGATCCGCCGTGCGAATGTGTGGAGAAAACGCATGCTGGAGGAGCGTGGAACCCGCTTCATCTTCCCATCAGATGAGTTTTACATCCTGGCAGGTCTGCCCATTCCTCCTGAGGAGGAGTACGAGGGCTTCCCCATGCTGGAAAACGGTGTGGGCATGGTGCGGGACTTCCTGAACGAGCCTCTGCCTGAGCTCCCTGAGGCCCTGGAAATTCCCCAGAAGGTCATTCTGGGAACAGGGAAACTCTTTGCACAATCCCTGGACCTGGCTGTGGAACCCCTGCGCAAGATCAAGGGTCTGGAAATCGAGGTGCGCAGCGTGACCAACCGCACCTTTGGGGAGAACACCACCGTGGCAGGTCTGCTGACAGGTCGCTGCTTCCGGCATGCCGTTCAGCCTTCCGAGGCAGACCTCTTGATTGTGCCTCCAACCACCCTGAGGTACGGCACAGAACTGATGCTGGACAACATGAGCCTGACGGAGCTTTCCCAGGACCTCAGGATGCCGGTGCTCCCTGGAGGGGCCACCCTGGGTGAACTGGCCCGCATCATCCTCAAGCAGGGTGCAAGTTCGGGTCTGCAATTTGGTTATTCCGCCCATGCGGTCAAAGAGCAGCGCGGTCAGGCTTAA
- a CDS encoding 3'-5' exonuclease, whose protein sequence is MDYVVFDLETTGLSPERDGIVEIGAIVVRDGQLIEEEIFHTLVNPGRPIPYHATRVHGLRDADVRHAPTIEQVLPEFLTFIKRKPLVAHNISFDMGFIQANARKLGLDFPPRAQICTMQLSRRAYPQERSHKLDLLASRLELTFTERHRSMGDVRVTAQAFIHLSRALQVGM, encoded by the coding sequence GTGGATTACGTTGTTTTTGACCTGGAAACCACCGGACTCTCACCGGAGCGGGATGGCATTGTGGAAATCGGGGCCATTGTGGTGCGAGATGGGCAGCTGATCGAAGAGGAGATCTTCCATACGCTGGTCAACCCTGGGCGTCCCATCCCCTATCACGCCACCAGAGTGCATGGGCTCAGAGATGCAGATGTTCGGCATGCCCCCACCATCGAGCAGGTTCTGCCTGAATTCTTGACCTTCATCAAAAGAAAACCTCTGGTTGCCCACAACATCAGCTTTGACATGGGTTTTATTCAGGCCAATGCCCGAAAACTGGGGCTGGATTTCCCTCCCCGGGCACAGATTTGCACCATGCAACTTTCAAGACGGGCCTATCCCCAGGAGCGCAGCCACAAACTGGATTTGCTGGCCTCCCGACTTGAACTGACCTTCACCGAACGCCACAGGTCGATGGGTGATGTGCGGGTCACTGCGCAGGCTTTCATTCACCTGTCGCGGGCTTTGCAGGTGGGCATGTGA
- a CDS encoding DUF1802 family protein: MTVQSMYGLKEWDAQVQLLLSGQYAVLVRKGGIIEKNLEFEIEHREFFLYPTFLHQNKLELKEEHHPLILDQNPPSEVAFSAFARVRAVWKIEDLDVALQIEKLQALNSKAIERRFNYRNKPYLHVLLLEVFSLETSFVLTETPEMFGCISWVPLDQVHEVHARPVLPGQQLEALHQQLVDLLGAPQS; the protein is encoded by the coding sequence ATGACTGTTCAGAGCATGTATGGCCTCAAGGAATGGGATGCCCAGGTTCAGCTTCTCCTCAGCGGGCAGTATGCGGTGCTGGTCCGCAAGGGGGGCATCATCGAAAAGAACCTGGAGTTCGAAATCGAACACCGCGAGTTCTTCCTGTACCCGACTTTTCTTCACCAGAACAAACTGGAATTGAAAGAAGAACACCACCCGCTCATTCTGGACCAGAACCCGCCGAGTGAAGTGGCATTTTCAGCATTTGCCAGGGTCAGGGCGGTATGGAAAATCGAGGATCTGGATGTGGCTCTGCAAATTGAAAAATTACAGGCCCTGAATTCGAAAGCGATTGAAAGACGTTTCAATTACCGGAACAAACCCTATTTGCATGTTCTTCTTCTTGAAGTTTTCAGTTTGGAAACTTCTTTTGTCCTCACTGAAACGCCAGAAATGTTCGGCTGCATCAGCTGGGTGCCCCTCGATCAGGTGCATGAGGTCCATGCCCGTCCTGTCTTGCCCGGTCAGCAACTGGAAGCCCTTCACCAGCAACTTGTTGACCTGCTCGGGGCACCACAAAGTTGA
- a CDS encoding aspartate-semialdehyde dehydrogenase, with protein MRLAIVGATGAVGHEFLRVLENSPLQFSELRLYASPRSAGSKLTFKGKEITVEVMPEGPIAADVILASAGGSISKTYAPVWVEGGAVVIDNSSAFRYDADVPLVVPEINGDAALKHKGIIANPNCTTAIAAVAVYPLHQRFKVKRMIVSTYQATSGAGAKGMDELLHETRRYFDGETVGNQVFAHPIPFNLIPHIDSFQDNGYTKEEMKVVWETHKIFGDDSFKVSCTAVRIPTLRAHSEAITLELEKPATPEEAREILSKAPGVQLVDDPGNKVYPMPLNASGKYDVEVGRIRASLVFDGGLELFVSGDQLLKGAALNAVQIAEYLQAKGALPSGEVAAG; from the coding sequence ATGCGTTTAGCCATTGTTGGAGCCACAGGAGCAGTTGGACATGAATTCCTCAGGGTGCTCGAAAACAGCCCACTGCAGTTCAGCGAACTGCGGCTGTATGCCTCTCCCCGCAGTGCAGGCAGCAAACTCACCTTCAAAGGCAAAGAAATCACCGTCGAGGTGATGCCCGAGGGTCCCATCGCTGCAGACGTGATTCTGGCTTCTGCCGGGGGCAGCATCTCCAAGACCTACGCACCCGTCTGGGTGGAGGGAGGTGCTGTGGTGATCGACAACTCCAGCGCTTTCCGCTATGACGCAGATGTGCCGCTTGTCGTTCCTGAAATCAATGGAGACGCTGCACTGAAGCACAAGGGCATCATCGCCAACCCCAACTGCACCACCGCCATTGCTGCTGTTGCCGTGTACCCCCTGCACCAGAGGTTCAAGGTCAAGCGCATGATCGTCTCCACCTACCAGGCCACCAGTGGGGCCGGAGCCAAGGGCATGGACGAACTGCTGCACGAAACCCGCCGTTACTTTGATGGCGAGACTGTGGGCAACCAGGTGTTCGCGCACCCCATCCCCTTCAACCTGATTCCTCACATCGACTCCTTCCAGGACAACGGTTACACCAAAGAAGAGATGAAAGTGGTCTGGGAAACCCACAAGATCTTCGGCGATGACTCTTTCAAGGTGTCCTGCACCGCTGTGCGCATCCCCACCCTGCGTGCCCACAGCGAGGCCATCACCCTGGAACTCGAAAAGCCCGCCACCCCCGAAGAAGCCCGCGAGATCCTCAGCAAAGCCCCTGGTGTGCAACTGGTGGATGACCCCGGCAACAAGGTCTACCCCATGCCCCTGAATGCCAGCGGCAAGTATGACGTGGAAGTGGGCCGCATCCGCGCCAGTCTGGTGTTTGATGGCGGTCTGGAACTGTTCGTGTCCGGGGACCAGTTGCTGAAAGGTGCTGCCCTGAACGCCGTGCAGATTGCCGAGTACCTGCAAGCCAAGGGTGCCCTGCCTTCTGGTGAAGTGGCTGCCGGGTAA
- a CDS encoding PQQ-dependent sugar dehydrogenase: MGRNSLVLGMVLLASCSFAASNLKLQKVIDGLNNPLGITSAMDGSNRLFVVQQVGLIRIVKNGKLVSEPFLDIRSLTRAGGEQGLLGLAFAPDYEKSGFFFVNYTDRNGNTQVVRYKVSKNPDVADAKSAQKVISVDQPYANHNGGHLAFGKDGYLYIGLGDGGSGGDPQNHGQNLNSLLGKMLRLDVSALPYKIPKDNPFVGKDGKDEIWAYGLRNPWRYSFDRQTGDLWIADVGQNALEEVNVQKASSKGGENYGWRLMEGTRCYNPSDNCDRGNLVKPVHEYPRSEGVSITGGVVYRGKAIADLKGTYLFGDFGTGKLWGLTLNGSKASNKLLLDTGMQISSFGEDEAGEVYITDYSGTLYKLTD, encoded by the coding sequence ATGGGCAGGAACTCACTCGTGCTGGGAATGGTTTTGCTGGCATCCTGCAGTTTTGCAGCAAGCAACCTCAAACTTCAGAAGGTCATTGATGGCCTCAACAATCCGCTGGGCATCACCAGCGCCATGGACGGCAGCAACCGCCTGTTTGTGGTGCAGCAGGTGGGCCTGATTCGCATTGTCAAGAATGGCAAGCTGGTTTCAGAGCCCTTCCTGGACATCCGTTCCCTGACCCGTGCAGGCGGAGAGCAGGGGCTGCTGGGGCTGGCTTTTGCTCCCGATTATGAAAAATCAGGCTTCTTTTTTGTCAATTACACGGATCGCAATGGGAACACCCAGGTGGTGCGCTACAAGGTCAGCAAGAACCCTGATGTCGCAGATGCCAAAAGCGCCCAGAAAGTCATCAGCGTGGATCAGCCTTACGCCAACCACAACGGTGGGCACCTGGCTTTCGGCAAGGATGGTTACCTGTACATCGGTCTGGGAGATGGAGGCTCTGGAGGAGATCCTCAGAACCACGGCCAGAACCTGAACTCCTTGCTGGGGAAAATGCTGCGTCTGGATGTGAGTGCCCTGCCCTACAAGATTCCAAAGGACAATCCCTTTGTGGGCAAGGACGGCAAGGATGAAATCTGGGCCTATGGCCTGAGGAACCCCTGGAGATACAGCTTTGACCGCCAGACCGGGGACCTGTGGATCGCAGATGTGGGTCAGAATGCCCTGGAAGAGGTGAATGTCCAGAAAGCCAGTTCCAAAGGGGGCGAAAATTACGGCTGGAGGCTGATGGAAGGCACCCGCTGCTACAACCCCTCGGACAATTGTGACCGGGGGAATCTGGTCAAGCCTGTCCATGAGTACCCCCGTTCTGAAGGGGTGTCCATCACGGGTGGGGTGGTGTACCGGGGCAAGGCCATCGCTGACCTGAAAGGCACCTACCTGTTTGGCGACTTTGGCACCGGGAAGCTGTGGGGCCTGACCCTGAATGGCAGCAAGGCCAGCAACAAGCTGCTGCTGGACACCGGAATGCAGATCAGCAGTTTCGGTGAGGATGAGGCAGGTGAGGTCTACATCACCGATTACAGCGGCACCCTCTACAAACTGACCGATTGA
- the cutA gene encoding divalent-cation tolerance protein CutA has product MANPAFQMVLVTAPDLEGARTLAHTLLQEKHCACVNLIPQILSLYHWQGEIHQDSEILMLIKTTTEKYAALEQRILELHPYDTPEVIALDIKEGQEKYLRWIAESTR; this is encoded by the coding sequence ATGGCGAACCCTGCATTTCAGATGGTTCTGGTGACGGCTCCCGATCTGGAGGGTGCCCGCACCCTCGCCCACACCCTCTTGCAAGAGAAACACTGTGCCTGCGTCAACCTCATCCCCCAGATCCTGAGCCTGTACCACTGGCAGGGAGAGATCCATCAGGACAGTGAAATTCTGATGCTGATCAAAACCACCACAGAAAAATACGCTGCCCTGGAGCAGCGCATTCTTGAACTCCACCCTTACGACACCCCGGAAGTCATTGCTCTGGACATCAAAGAGGGTCAGGAAAAGTACCTCCGCTGGATTGCGGAGAGCACCCGGTAG
- a CDS encoding PadR family transcriptional regulator, translating to MSQHMLKGHLDMILLSIIEPEPTYGLRIIQEAQLRTEGYFDFKEGSLYPALHRLVEQGFLSTEMRPSSTGGAPRKYYCITESGKKELVQKREEWKTFSRAVNNLGGIG from the coding sequence ATGAGCCAACACATGCTCAAGGGGCATCTGGACATGATCCTGCTGTCGATCATTGAACCTGAACCCACCTACGGCCTGCGCATCATTCAGGAAGCCCAGTTGCGCACCGAGGGGTACTTTGATTTCAAAGAAGGCAGCCTCTACCCTGCCCTGCACCGTCTGGTGGAACAGGGCTTCCTGAGCACCGAAATGCGGCCTTCCAGCACTGGAGGGGCACCCAGAAAGTACTACTGCATCACCGAAAGCGGCAAAAAAGAGCTGGTCCAGAAACGCGAGGAATGGAAAACCTTCTCCCGGGCCGTCAACAACCTGGGGGGCATCGGATGA